One region of Streptomyces subrutilus genomic DNA includes:
- a CDS encoding DUF6197 family protein — MSTPTDTHFTHIDPDLYAKVFELLDPAPEPVAPAAPAPVSFILATPPVRVAGAVEKTLTDALAFLDTHGWAKHRLIHPEGARCSIGALRAAAGARNNAYRDAGNLLLDEARQQHGKRWESIPSWNDSHTGAQVRGVWEAAIRRAHHMNI, encoded by the coding sequence ATGAGCACCCCTACCGACACTCACTTCACCCACATCGACCCCGACCTGTACGCGAAGGTATTCGAACTCCTCGACCCCGCACCGGAACCCGTCGCCCCCGCTGCTCCCGCACCGGTCTCCTTCATCCTCGCCACCCCGCCGGTACGCGTGGCCGGGGCGGTCGAGAAGACCCTCACCGACGCCTTGGCCTTCCTCGACACCCACGGCTGGGCCAAGCACAGGCTCATCCACCCCGAGGGCGCCCGCTGCTCCATCGGCGCCCTGCGCGCAGCGGCCGGCGCCCGCAACAACGCCTACCGGGACGCGGGCAACCTCCTCCTGGACGAGGCCCGCCAGCAGCACGGCAAGCGGTGGGAGTCCATCCCCTCCTGGAACGACTCCCACACCGGAGCGCAGGTACGTGGCGTGTGGGAGGCCGCTATCCGGCGCGCCCACCACATGAACATCTGA
- a CDS encoding HNH endonuclease signature motif containing protein yields the protein MTAWLMYLGEDPKRVGQGYDDHPSTHYSWNSRVPNSATVAVGDTIVLWDGKTLLGLSVIEDIKTGTGTADVSSCPKCGKADIAERKTMTPKYRCWTESCKFEFDNRHVATVDVTTYRSQHEAGWIDLRGQVTAPELRALCEQPKSQNALRRLRWDDFRTRVETGKNATSLNIVDKARKVITGGHSERMVRVRKGQAVFRASLLDSFGEVCAFTGPMPAAVLDAAHLYSYAAKQEHAESGGLLLRKDVHRLFDLGQIAIDPTTFTLDVTAETRAYPVYDKLHGQPLTVALDKKHQKWVREHWAMHRAQNQATIPGQNTGTQTTLTV from the coding sequence TTGACGGCGTGGCTGATGTACCTGGGTGAGGACCCCAAGCGCGTGGGACAGGGGTACGACGACCACCCCTCGACGCACTACAGCTGGAACAGCCGGGTGCCGAACTCGGCCACCGTGGCGGTCGGGGACACGATCGTGCTGTGGGACGGGAAGACCCTGCTGGGCCTGTCCGTCATCGAGGACATCAAGACCGGGACCGGCACGGCCGACGTCAGCTCCTGCCCCAAGTGCGGCAAGGCCGACATCGCCGAGCGCAAGACGATGACGCCGAAGTACCGGTGCTGGACCGAGTCCTGCAAGTTCGAGTTCGATAACCGACACGTCGCGACGGTGGACGTGACGACCTACCGCAGCCAGCACGAGGCCGGCTGGATCGACCTGCGCGGCCAGGTCACCGCCCCGGAACTGCGCGCCCTGTGCGAGCAGCCCAAGTCACAGAACGCCCTGCGGCGCCTGCGCTGGGACGACTTCCGGACCCGGGTGGAGACCGGCAAGAACGCCACTTCCCTGAACATCGTCGACAAGGCCCGCAAGGTCATCACCGGCGGCCACAGCGAACGCATGGTCCGGGTCCGCAAGGGCCAGGCCGTGTTCCGCGCCTCCCTGCTGGACTCCTTCGGCGAGGTCTGCGCCTTCACCGGCCCGATGCCCGCCGCCGTCCTGGACGCCGCCCACCTCTACAGCTACGCCGCGAAGCAGGAGCACGCCGAGTCCGGCGGCCTGCTGCTCCGCAAGGACGTCCACCGGCTCTTCGACCTCGGGCAGATCGCGATCGACCCGACCACGTTCACCCTCGACGTCACGGCGGAGACGCGGGCCTACCCCGTCTACGACAAGCTCCACGGCCAGCCGCTGACCGTGGCCCTCGACAAGAAGCACCAGAAGTGGGTCAGGGAGCACTGGGCCATGCACCGCGCCCAGAACCAGGCCACCATCCCCGGCCAGAACACCGGAACCCAGACCACGCTCACCGTCTGA